In one window of Gemmatimonadota bacterium DNA:
- a CDS encoding paraslipin: METLIVTIVVAIAAIIFLRNLIIVVPQQEARVIERLGKYSKTLNAGFYILLPFVDRVAYRHTLKEQSIDIPEQLCITRDNVQVGVDGVLYMQVLDAERASYGIADYDLAITQLAQTTLRSEVGKIDLDKTFEERGAINFAVVSELDKASDPWGVKVLRYEISNISPPRDVLEAMEKQMRAEREKRAAILNSEGLRDSNINQAEGEKQKVIKESEATKQQQINEAEGEAQAILTVANATAEGVRAIAGAIKSDGGDEAVQLRVAEQYIETFGNLAKSGNSLIIPSNLSDVSSIIASAMSVIKHDRNADNGDRGRV, translated from the coding sequence ATGGAAACCTTGATCGTAACCATCGTCGTCGCGATCGCTGCGATTATATTCCTGAGAAACCTGATCATCGTCGTGCCGCAGCAGGAAGCCCGCGTCATCGAAAGGCTGGGGAAGTACAGCAAGACGCTGAATGCCGGTTTCTACATCCTGCTGCCCTTCGTGGACCGGGTGGCCTACCGGCACACGCTGAAGGAACAGTCCATCGACATTCCTGAACAGCTCTGCATCACGCGGGACAACGTGCAGGTCGGCGTGGACGGTGTACTCTACATGCAGGTGCTGGACGCGGAGCGGGCCTCCTACGGCATAGCCGATTACGACCTGGCCATCACGCAACTCGCCCAGACGACCCTGAGAAGCGAGGTCGGCAAGATCGACCTGGACAAGACCTTCGAAGAGCGCGGCGCCATCAACTTTGCCGTCGTCAGCGAACTGGACAAGGCGTCCGATCCCTGGGGCGTCAAGGTCCTGCGGTATGAAATCAGCAACATCAGTCCGCCCCGGGACGTCCTGGAGGCCATGGAGAAGCAGATGCGGGCGGAACGGGAGAAGCGGGCGGCCATCCTGAATTCGGAGGGGCTGCGCGACTCCAACATCAACCAGGCCGAGGGCGAGAAGCAGAAGGTCATCAAGGAATCCGAGGCCACGAAGCAGCAGCAGATCAATGAAGCCGAGGGCGAAGCCCAGGCCATCCTCACCGTCGCCAACGCCACGGCCGAGGGTGTCCGGGCCATAGCCGGCGCCATCAAGTCGGACGGAGGCGACGAGGCCGTGCAGCTGCGGGTGGCCGAGCAGTACATCGAAACCTTCGGCAACCTGGCCAAGTCGGGCAACAGCCTGATCATTCCGTCCAATCTCAGTGACGTCAGTTCCATCATCGCATCGGCCATGTCCGTGATCAAGCACGACCGGAACGCGGACAACGGCGATCGGGGGCGCGTCTAG
- the odhB gene encoding 2-oxoglutarate dehydrogenase complex dihydrolipoyllysine-residue succinyltransferase produces MAIDITVPQLGESIVEATVVQWFKQEGDPVTTGEALLELETEKVTLEVNANDSGVLSRIERAAGEDVRIGDLLGVLDESGEAAATDSTDSAGSTDSKGASADESATAAEPASAIESGSADEPPVSAREASGPSQAVTDDRVTPVARRIADEAGISLSDVEGTGMGGRIRREDVERAVATRAAEPTAPEAEPAARAAEPTTPAADPVGDDREEIVPMSRRRRTIASRLVEAQQTAAMLTTFNEIDMSTVMTIRRRNREAFEERHGVRLGFMSFFVKAVIGALRDFPELNAEIRGDAIVRKHYYDIGIAVGAEDGLVVPVLRDAVRMSFAEIESNIRQYAAKAGEGKLSLEDLRGGTFTITNGGVFGSMLSTPILNPPQVGILGLHRIDDRPVAVDGEVVIRPMMYVALSYDHRIIDGREAVQFLARVKSLIEVPAALLLEV; encoded by the coding sequence ATGGCCATCGATATCACCGTGCCGCAATTGGGTGAATCCATCGTAGAGGCAACTGTCGTCCAGTGGTTCAAACAGGAAGGCGACCCGGTCACGACCGGCGAAGCCCTCCTGGAACTCGAGACGGAGAAAGTCACCCTCGAAGTGAATGCCAACGACAGCGGTGTACTTTCCCGTATCGAACGGGCCGCGGGCGAGGACGTCCGCATCGGCGACCTCCTCGGCGTACTGGACGAAAGCGGCGAAGCGGCGGCGACGGACAGCACGGACAGCGCGGGAAGTACGGACAGCAAGGGCGCGTCAGCGGATGAATCCGCAACCGCGGCTGAACCCGCTTCCGCAATAGAATCCGGTTCCGCGGATGAACCCCCCGTATCCGCCCGGGAAGCGTCAGGGCCGTCCCAAGCGGTCACCGACGACCGGGTAACGCCCGTGGCACGGCGCATTGCGGATGAAGCGGGGATTTCCCTGTCGGACGTGGAAGGGACCGGGATGGGTGGCCGGATCCGCAGGGAGGACGTGGAACGCGCGGTGGCGACACGTGCGGCCGAACCCACAGCGCCCGAGGCCGAACCAGCAGCGCGTGCGGCCGAACCCACGACGCCCGCGGCCGACCCGGTCGGTGACGACCGGGAGGAAATCGTGCCTATGTCCCGGCGCCGGCGCACCATTGCCAGCCGGCTCGTGGAGGCGCAGCAGACCGCGGCGATGCTGACGACCTTCAACGAGATCGACATGAGCACGGTGATGACGATACGCCGAAGGAACCGCGAGGCCTTCGAGGAACGGCACGGCGTGCGGCTGGGATTCATGTCCTTCTTCGTCAAGGCCGTGATCGGCGCGCTCAGGGATTTCCCCGAACTCAATGCCGAGATCCGCGGGGACGCGATCGTCAGGAAGCACTACTACGACATCGGGATCGCGGTGGGCGCCGAGGACGGACTCGTGGTGCCGGTCCTGCGGGACGCGGTCCGCATGTCATTCGCCGAGATCGAAAGCAATATCAGACAGTACGCGGCAAAGGCCGGCGAGGGCAAACTTTCGCTGGAGGATCTGCGCGGCGGCACCTTTACGATCACGAACGGAGGGGTTTTCGGTTCGATGCTGAGCACGCCCATCCTGAACCCGCCGCAGGTCGGCATACTGGGGCTGCACCGCATCGACGACCGTCCTGTGGCCGTCGACGGAGAGGTCGTGATCCGTCCCATGATGTACGTGGCGCTGAGCTACGACCACCGGATCATCGACGGCCGGGAAGCCGTGCAGTTCCTGGCCAGGGTCAAGTCCCTGATCGAGGTGCCCGCGGCTTTGCTGCTCGAAGTGTGA
- a CDS encoding NfeD family protein: MAWWVWIVGGVLLCLAEMATPGAFYLLFFGVAALVVGVLAWVGLVETTWVQFLLFSVVSIASLVLFRRMLTERLNPDEPATKINTLEGESGKALEDIPANGTGKVEVRGTSWNAVNKGDTLIEKGQACLVESVEGVSLWVRSA, translated from the coding sequence ATGGCCTGGTGGGTCTGGATTGTTGGCGGCGTGTTGCTCTGCCTGGCCGAGATGGCCACGCCAGGCGCTTTCTACCTGCTGTTCTTCGGCGTCGCCGCGCTCGTGGTCGGCGTGCTGGCCTGGGTAGGCCTGGTGGAAACAACCTGGGTTCAGTTTCTCCTGTTTTCCGTTGTCTCCATCGCCTCGCTCGTCCTGTTCCGCCGGATGCTGACCGAAAGACTTAATCCCGATGAACCCGCTACCAAAATCAACACCCTGGAGGGCGAATCGGGAAAGGCCCTCGAGGACATCCCGGCCAATGGCACCGGCAAGGTGGAAGTGCGGGGCACGAGCTGGAACGCCGTGAACAAGGGAGACACGCTTATCGAAAAGGGACAGGCCTGCCTGGTCGAAAGTGTTGAAGGCGTCTCACTCTGGGTAAGAAGCGCGTAA